In a genomic window of Corynebacterium lizhenjunii:
- a CDS encoding glycosyltransferase family 4 protein, translating to MPRVLLVTNDFPPTIGGIQSYLRDFVDTLDPSQVVVLCSTQDAQAAQLYDASVPYTVIRLPQRVLLPTPGTRRAMCEAITRHNIDVVWFGAAAPLALLAPAARKAGARKIVASTHGHEVGWAMLPGARQVLRGIGKHVDVLTYISYYTLGRLRGAFGSGPRWAHLPSGVSLEQFRPGGDVAAAREYFGLDPARPVVVCISRFVPRKGQDQLLRVMPELTQRHPGVQLLLVGRGRYRTTLEQLAQRYFPGTVFYEAAGSAELHRALTAADVFAMPARTRGGGLDVEGLGIVYLEAQAAGVAVVAGDSGGAPETVTPETGVVVSGTDERQLLAALDMLLRDPQLRQRMGAAGRAHVEQQWTWGIMGQRLRDILA from the coding sequence ATGCCGCGCGTATTGCTAGTGACTAATGACTTCCCGCCCACCATTGGCGGCATCCAGTCTTATTTGCGGGACTTCGTGGACACCTTGGACCCGTCGCAGGTGGTGGTGCTGTGCTCAACGCAAGACGCGCAAGCTGCACAGCTTTACGATGCCTCCGTGCCCTATACCGTCATCCGCCTTCCGCAGCGGGTGTTGTTGCCCACTCCAGGTACCCGGCGGGCAATGTGCGAGGCAATTACGCGCCATAACATCGATGTGGTGTGGTTCGGGGCTGCGGCGCCTTTGGCCTTATTAGCCCCCGCCGCACGTAAGGCAGGGGCGCGCAAGATTGTCGCGTCTACGCATGGACATGAGGTCGGGTGGGCCATGCTGCCGGGTGCGCGGCAGGTGCTAAGGGGTATCGGCAAGCATGTGGATGTCCTGACCTATATCTCGTACTACACCCTGGGCCGTCTACGCGGCGCCTTTGGGTCTGGACCGCGCTGGGCGCACCTGCCTAGCGGGGTGAGCCTAGAGCAGTTTCGGCCGGGCGGGGATGTGGCCGCGGCACGGGAGTATTTTGGGCTGGACCCCGCGCGTCCGGTGGTGGTGTGCATTTCCCGTTTTGTCCCTCGCAAGGGCCAAGACCAGCTGTTGCGTGTCATGCCGGAGCTTACTCAGCGCCACCCTGGAGTACAGCTGCTACTAGTGGGCCGCGGGAGGTACCGGACCACCCTGGAGCAATTGGCGCAAAGGTATTTCCCGGGCACCGTGTTCTACGAGGCGGCTGGCTCTGCCGAACTCCACAGGGCTCTGACCGCAGCGGACGTCTTCGCCATGCCCGCGCGCACCCGCGGCGGGGGTTTGGATGTGGAAGGCTTGGGCATCGTCTACCTAGAAGCGCAGGCGGCCGGCGTTGCGGTGGTGGCAGGCGATTCAGGAGGTGCGCCGGAGACGGTGACCCCGGAGACCGGAGTGGTAGTTAGCGGAACCGACGAGCGTCAGCTCTTGGCAGCACTGGATATGCTCCTGCGTGACCCGCAGCTACGCCAACGCATGGGTGCGGCCGGGCGCGCGCATGTGGAGCAGCAGTG
- a CDS encoding C40 family peptidase → MAKHRRQATSNTRRVATTAALAATAAVTVPATAQGAEVVIPNTNFSMHIQGVENVPGIRNLPGIEAYVPSLAGQGAAQTNYTANVTVPAPAPAVGSSAGERVVAAARSAIGAPYGWGAAGPSSFDCSGLTSWAYAQVGKSIPRTSQAQAAAGQRVPLDQIQPGDIVAYYGGASHVGIYAGNGVIIDALNSGSTVGERPLHYMPIHSVVRF, encoded by the coding sequence GTGGCTAAGCACCGTCGTCAGGCAACCAGCAATACCCGCCGTGTTGCCACCACCGCAGCACTGGCTGCAACCGCAGCAGTAACCGTCCCGGCAACTGCCCAAGGCGCTGAGGTGGTCATCCCCAACACCAATTTCTCTATGCACATTCAGGGTGTAGAGAACGTCCCGGGTATCCGTAATCTGCCGGGCATCGAGGCTTATGTTCCTTCCCTGGCTGGCCAGGGTGCTGCCCAGACCAACTACACCGCGAACGTTACTGTTCCGGCTCCGGCACCTGCTGTGGGCTCCTCCGCGGGTGAGCGCGTGGTCGCCGCCGCTCGTTCCGCTATCGGTGCGCCTTACGGCTGGGGTGCAGCTGGCCCTAGCTCTTTTGACTGCTCTGGCCTGACCTCCTGGGCTTATGCCCAGGTGGGTAAGTCCATCCCGCGTACGTCTCAGGCGCAGGCCGCTGCTGGCCAGCGCGTGCCTCTGGATCAGATTCAGCCTGGTGACATCGTGGCCTATTACGGTGGTGCCTCCCACGTTGGCATCTACGCCGGCAATGGCGTTATCATCGACGCCCTCAATAGCGGTTCTACCGTGGGTGAGCGTCCGCTGCACTACATGCCCATCCACTCCGTAGTTCGCTTCTAG
- a CDS encoding cytochrome b, with the protein MSTKLAKIGNNVDSRFSAAGALRPQLNKVFPTHWSFMLGEMALYSFIILLLTGIYLALFFDPSITKVIYDGAYTPLNGVEMSSAYASALDLSFEVRGGLFVRQMHHWAALLFMMSMVAHMLRIFFTGAFRRPREANWIIGCTLILLGMIEGFLGYSLPDDLLSGVGLRIMSAIILGLPLIGTWLHWAIFDGDFPSDLMLDRFYILHVLVIPGIILALIAAHVLIVWFQKHTQFPGPGRAENNVVGVRIMPVFATKAIGMGLMTAGVLALMSGLLTINAIWLLGPYNPSQVSAGSQPDIYMLWTDGLARVMPAWELYIFGYTIPGAFWVMLVAGAMVVLLMAYPFIEKKVTGDDAHHNLLQRPRDVPVRSGIGAMAISFFVLVTISGGNDHVAHFFQISLNAMTWVGRIGLIVVPPIAYFLTYKICVGLQRSDREVLEHGIETGVIKQLPNGAFIEIHQPLGPVDEHGHPVPLPYAGAVVPKQLNHLGLADSETQGIFSPDDEALMHKVHEIHAENQAEEAEMFRRLNEANWRDDQDNGRV; encoded by the coding sequence ATGAGCACTAAACTCGCAAAGATCGGCAATAATGTCGACAGCCGTTTCAGCGCCGCTGGTGCTCTGCGCCCGCAGCTGAACAAGGTATTTCCGACTCACTGGTCCTTCATGCTGGGTGAGATGGCGCTGTACAGCTTCATCATCCTGCTGCTGACCGGTATCTACCTGGCACTCTTCTTCGACCCGTCTATCACTAAGGTGATCTACGACGGTGCCTACACCCCGCTCAACGGCGTGGAGATGTCCTCCGCCTACGCATCGGCATTGGACTTGTCCTTCGAGGTTCGCGGTGGTCTGTTCGTTCGCCAGATGCACCACTGGGCTGCCCTGCTGTTCATGATGTCCATGGTGGCGCACATGCTGCGCATCTTCTTCACCGGCGCTTTCCGTCGTCCGCGTGAGGCAAACTGGATCATCGGCTGCACCCTCATCCTGCTGGGTATGATTGAAGGCTTCCTGGGTTACTCCCTGCCGGACGACCTGCTCTCCGGCGTGGGTCTGCGCATTATGTCCGCCATCATCCTCGGTCTGCCGCTGATCGGTACCTGGTTGCACTGGGCCATTTTCGACGGCGACTTCCCGTCTGACCTGATGCTGGACCGTTTCTACATCCTGCACGTGTTGGTTATCCCGGGCATCATCCTGGCCCTGATTGCTGCTCACGTTCTCATCGTGTGGTTCCAGAAGCACACTCAGTTCCCCGGCCCCGGTCGTGCAGAGAACAACGTTGTAGGCGTTCGCATTATGCCGGTGTTCGCCACCAAGGCCATTGGTATGGGCTTGATGACGGCCGGTGTTCTGGCTCTGATGTCTGGTCTGCTGACTATCAACGCCATCTGGCTGCTTGGTCCCTACAACCCGTCCCAGGTCTCCGCTGGTTCTCAACCGGATATCTACATGCTGTGGACGGACGGCCTGGCACGTGTCATGCCCGCATGGGAGCTCTACATCTTCGGCTACACCATCCCGGGTGCTTTCTGGGTGATGTTGGTTGCAGGCGCCATGGTGGTCCTGTTGATGGCCTACCCCTTCATCGAGAAGAAGGTCACCGGCGACGACGCCCACCACAACTTGCTGCAGCGTCCGCGCGATGTTCCGGTTCGCTCCGGTATCGGCGCAATGGCCATCTCGTTCTTCGTGCTGGTTACCATTTCCGGTGGTAACGACCACGTGGCCCACTTCTTCCAGATCTCGCTGAACGCCATGACCTGGGTTGGCCGTATCGGTCTGATTGTTGTGCCGCCGATCGCTTACTTCCTGACCTACAAGATCTGCGTTGGCCTGCAGCGCTCCGACCGCGAGGTGCTGGAGCACGGTATCGAGACCGGTGTGATTAAGCAGCTGCCGAATGGTGCCTTCATTGAAATCCACCAGCCGCTGGGTCCTGTGGACGAGCACGGTCACCCTGTGCCGCTGCCTTACGCCGGTGCTGTGGTTCCGAAGCAGCTCAACCATCTTGGTCTGGCTGACTCTGAGACTCAGGGCATCTTCTCCCCGGACGATGAAGCTCTGATGCATAAGGTGCACGAGATTCACGCTGAGAACCAGGCCGAAGAGGCCGAGATGTTCCGCCGTCTCAATGAGGCTAACTGGCGTGACGACCAGGACAACGGACGCGTCTAA
- a CDS encoding ubiquinol-cytochrome c reductase iron-sulfur subunit, with protein MSNVHKNYTEAELNKMTDAELTALGAELDDVTVAFRKERFPVAGDPAEKRAATNVGVWATIAIVSGIAFLGVYLFWPWEFKTHGDEGLAWHLFYTPLLGLFSGLSILSFGIAIVQYVKRILPEEISVQRRHDGGSNELDRRTLTALLNDSWRTSTLGRRKALQGLLGGAAVVFGLTVVAPLGGAIKNPWKVRHELNYMGDGTLWTSGWTLVEKGVKLYLARDTGTIAEKHAGESGTHYTTQGVTRLVRVRPEDLAAGGMETVFPLAESDVNDGDLYDPQKDVYENHMHSIHGNRNAVMLIRLRNSDAKKVIEREGQEDFHYGDYYAYSKICTHIGCPTSLYEAQTNRILCPCHQSQFDALQYGKPVFGPAARALPQLPVTVDEEGYLIAKGNFIEPVGPAFWERES; from the coding sequence ATGAGCAACGTACATAAGAATTACACTGAAGCTGAGCTCAACAAGATGACCGATGCTGAGCTCACCGCCCTGGGCGCAGAGCTTGACGATGTCACTGTTGCCTTCCGCAAGGAGCGTTTCCCCGTAGCAGGGGACCCGGCGGAGAAGCGAGCCGCCACCAACGTTGGCGTGTGGGCAACAATTGCCATTGTTTCCGGCATCGCATTCTTGGGCGTCTACCTGTTCTGGCCGTGGGAGTTCAAGACGCACGGCGATGAGGGCCTGGCATGGCACCTCTTCTACACCCCGCTGCTGGGCCTGTTCTCTGGTTTGTCGATCCTTTCCTTCGGCATCGCCATTGTGCAGTACGTCAAGCGAATCCTGCCGGAAGAGATTTCTGTACAGCGCCGTCATGACGGTGGTTCCAACGAATTGGATCGCCGCACGCTGACTGCCCTTCTGAACGACTCTTGGCGCACGTCCACCCTGGGCCGTCGCAAGGCGCTGCAGGGCTTGCTTGGTGGTGCGGCAGTCGTCTTCGGTCTTACTGTGGTTGCCCCGTTGGGTGGCGCCATTAAGAATCCGTGGAAGGTTCGCCACGAGCTCAACTACATGGGTGATGGCACCCTGTGGACCTCCGGGTGGACTCTGGTGGAAAAGGGCGTCAAGCTCTATCTTGCCCGTGACACCGGTACTATCGCTGAGAAGCACGCCGGTGAGTCCGGTACGCACTACACCACCCAGGGTGTCACCCGTTTGGTGCGCGTGCGTCCTGAGGATCTGGCTGCCGGCGGTATGGAGACCGTATTCCCGTTGGCCGAGTCTGACGTCAACGATGGTGATCTCTACGATCCGCAGAAGGACGTGTATGAGAATCACATGCACTCCATCCACGGCAACCGTAACGCTGTCATGCTGATCCGCCTGCGTAACTCTGATGCCAAGAAGGTTATCGAGCGCGAGGGTCAGGAAGACTTCCACTACGGCGACTACTACGCGTACTCCAAGATTTGTACGCACATTGGTTGCCCGACCTCCCTCTATGAGGCACAGACCAACCGTATTCTGTGCCCGTGCCACCAGTCGCAGTTCGATGCTCTGCAGTACGGTAAGCCTGTATTCGGCCCGGCTGCCCGCGCGCTTCCGCAGCTGCCGGTCACGGTGGATGAAGAGGGCTACCTCATCGCCAAGGGCAACTTCATTGAGCCTGTTGGTCCTGCATTCTGGGAGCGTGAATCCTAA